One genomic window of Dermacentor andersoni chromosome 8, qqDerAnde1_hic_scaffold, whole genome shotgun sequence includes the following:
- the stv gene encoding uncharacterized protein stv isoform X2 → MAGRKRKSQPAFYDDPEWRNTSSVFGNSGSMPGSPQSSRVRRGWTTEFDEGGVPIKVVHETSGGGGGGSSSHDEANDAASETSSQGSRSSCSSARSGGGGANGASCSKSRHEPRVHHIPIMVEPRTGASSSAGYASDGELKPQSQARRTFAAAPSAKESQQQPASGEPRNVHTIPVEVDGYPMQGQARSPSSHNHHHHNEEMAGESQNVRTVPIEMDCGDEAMARCRVDDPMDEQEAGGKSWPHTFPRQKCQQSSRRTPSTAKSSSGGRLGPQAAPAKQGSEPPPPQQQETKTQSTAEEQIRRISLELADLRQQVLNFSGRPGDKQYKFLDEMLTRLMIKLDAVDPAGRDDVRQLRKSMVREVQSVINLLEGRPQAGALVEVVTREVEGLAGEASPSNEEGGSESPSEATGAAAAAASAAPEVSPEVPPPPAVERVGGKDEKGDTPMEVEAPATSEAQQPPSVEMVPATSGGGASAEELPPAPELPTIPMPVDIDPCAASSSGNMAEGPHAGLASPFNERNLSSLNNSEDESTHIEGSIPTEHSGSTEL, encoded by the exons ATGGCTGGTCGCAAGCGAAAATCTCAG CCCGCCTTCTATGACGACCCGGAATGGCGCAACACCAGCTCCGTGTTCGGCAACTCCGGCTCCATGCCCGGCTCGCCGCAGTCGTCGCGCGTGCGCCGGGGCTGGACCACCGAATTCGACGAAGGCGGCGTGCCCATCAAGGTGGTCCACGAGACGtccggaggcggcggcggcggcagcagcagccacgacGAGGCCAACGATGCCGCCTCGGAGACGTCGTCCCAGGGCAGTCGCTCCAGCTGCTCGAGCGctcgcagcggcggcggcggagccaACGGGGCGTCGTGCTCCAAGTCGCGCCACGAACCTCGCGTCCACCACATCCCCATCATGGTGGAGCCCCGCACGGGCGCCTCGAGCAGCGCGGGCTACGCGTCCGACGGCGAGCTCAAGCCTCAGAGCCAGGCCAGGAGGACGTTCGCCGCAGCCCCGAGCGCCAAGGAAAGCCAGCAGCAGCCTGCTTCCGGGGAGCCCAGGAATGTACACACTATACCCGTCGAAGTGGACGGGTACCCAATGCAGGGACAGGCCAGGAGCCCGTCGTCTcataaccaccaccaccacaacgaAGAAATGGCTGGAGAGTCGCAGAACGTGCGCACTGTCCCCATTGAAATGGACTGCGGGGACGAGGCTATGGCGAGGTGTCGGGTCGACGATCCGATGGACGAGCAGGAAGCTGGCGGAAAGAGTTGGCCGCACACGTTCCCGAGGCAAAAGTGCCAGCAGTCGTCAAGGCGCACCCCATCGACGGCCAAATCGTCGTCGGGTGGCAGGCTAGGACCGCAGGCTGCACCAGCAAAGCAGGGCTCGGAGCCCCCGCCGCCACAGCAGCAAGAGACGAAGACGCAGTCCACGGCCGAGGAGCAGATCCGAAGGATCAGCCTGGAGCTTGCGGACCTGCGACAGCAGGTGTTGAATTTCAGTGGTAGGCCCGGTGACAAGCAGTACAAGTTTCTTGATGAGATGCTTACGCGACTCATGATCAAGCTTGATGCTGTGGACCCAGCAGGCAGAGACGACGTCCGCCAGCTGCGCAAGTCGATGGTCAGAGAAGTGCAGTCTGTCATCAACTTGCTCGAGGGCAGACCTCAAGCGGGTGCTCTTGTTGAGGTTGTAACTCGGGAAGTCGAAGGCCTTGCCGGTGAAGCCAGTCCATCTAACGAAGAGGGAGGCAGCGAGAGTCCCAGCGAGGCTACCGGTGCTGCTGCGGCAGCCGCGTCTGCAGCTCCTGAGGTGTCGCCTGAAGTGCCACCGCCACCTGCTGTCGAGAGGGTTGGCGGCAAGGATGAGAAAGGAGACACACCTATGGAAGTCGAAGCGCCAGCAACTTCTGAAGCCCAGCAACCACCAAGCGTGGAGATGGTCCCAGCCACATCGGGCGGCGGTGCAAGTGCAGAAGAGCTACCCCCTGCACCCGAACTTCCAACAATTCCGATGCCTGTCGACATTGACCCTTGCGCAGCTAGTTCCTCTGGTAACATGGCAGAGGGGCCCCATGCGGGATTGGCGAGCCCCTTCAACGAACGAAACCTGTCGTCTCTAAACAACAGTGAAGATGAGAGTACACATATTGAAGGCAGCATCCCCACTGAGCACTCGGGCTCGACAGAACTCTGA
- the stv gene encoding uncharacterized protein stv isoform X1 — MSYRRVPFQFNPDRSSDERRSEILRRFGFQPEEDNMFYETNSPSWSTDWAGRFHRPAFYDDPEWRNTSSVFGNSGSMPGSPQSSRVRRGWTTEFDEGGVPIKVVHETSGGGGGGSSSHDEANDAASETSSQGSRSSCSSARSGGGGANGASCSKSRHEPRVHHIPIMVEPRTGASSSAGYASDGELKPQSQARRTFAAAPSAKESQQQPASGEPRNVHTIPVEVDGYPMQGQARSPSSHNHHHHNEEMAGESQNVRTVPIEMDCGDEAMARCRVDDPMDEQEAGGKSWPHTFPRQKCQQSSRRTPSTAKSSSGGRLGPQAAPAKQGSEPPPPQQQETKTQSTAEEQIRRISLELADLRQQVLNFSGRPGDKQYKFLDEMLTRLMIKLDAVDPAGRDDVRQLRKSMVREVQSVINLLEGRPQAGALVEVVTREVEGLAGEASPSNEEGGSESPSEATGAAAAAASAAPEVSPEVPPPPAVERVGGKDEKGDTPMEVEAPATSEAQQPPSVEMVPATSGGGASAEELPPAPELPTIPMPVDIDPCAASSSGNMAEGPHAGLASPFNERNLSSLNNSEDESTHIEGSIPTEHSGSTEL; from the exons ATGAGCTACAGACGAGTGCCGTTTCAGTTTAATCCCGACCGAAGCTCGGACGAGAGACGATCGGAGATACTGCGAAGATTCGGGTTTCAGCCCGAAGAGGATAACATGTTCTACGAGACCAATTCGCCCTCATGGTCGACGGACTGGGCCGGCCGTTTCCACAGG CCCGCCTTCTATGACGACCCGGAATGGCGCAACACCAGCTCCGTGTTCGGCAACTCCGGCTCCATGCCCGGCTCGCCGCAGTCGTCGCGCGTGCGCCGGGGCTGGACCACCGAATTCGACGAAGGCGGCGTGCCCATCAAGGTGGTCCACGAGACGtccggaggcggcggcggcggcagcagcagccacgacGAGGCCAACGATGCCGCCTCGGAGACGTCGTCCCAGGGCAGTCGCTCCAGCTGCTCGAGCGctcgcagcggcggcggcggagccaACGGGGCGTCGTGCTCCAAGTCGCGCCACGAACCTCGCGTCCACCACATCCCCATCATGGTGGAGCCCCGCACGGGCGCCTCGAGCAGCGCGGGCTACGCGTCCGACGGCGAGCTCAAGCCTCAGAGCCAGGCCAGGAGGACGTTCGCCGCAGCCCCGAGCGCCAAGGAAAGCCAGCAGCAGCCTGCTTCCGGGGAGCCCAGGAATGTACACACTATACCCGTCGAAGTGGACGGGTACCCAATGCAGGGACAGGCCAGGAGCCCGTCGTCTcataaccaccaccaccacaacgaAGAAATGGCTGGAGAGTCGCAGAACGTGCGCACTGTCCCCATTGAAATGGACTGCGGGGACGAGGCTATGGCGAGGTGTCGGGTCGACGATCCGATGGACGAGCAGGAAGCTGGCGGAAAGAGTTGGCCGCACACGTTCCCGAGGCAAAAGTGCCAGCAGTCGTCAAGGCGCACCCCATCGACGGCCAAATCGTCGTCGGGTGGCAGGCTAGGACCGCAGGCTGCACCAGCAAAGCAGGGCTCGGAGCCCCCGCCGCCACAGCAGCAAGAGACGAAGACGCAGTCCACGGCCGAGGAGCAGATCCGAAGGATCAGCCTGGAGCTTGCGGACCTGCGACAGCAGGTGTTGAATTTCAGTGGTAGGCCCGGTGACAAGCAGTACAAGTTTCTTGATGAGATGCTTACGCGACTCATGATCAAGCTTGATGCTGTGGACCCAGCAGGCAGAGACGACGTCCGCCAGCTGCGCAAGTCGATGGTCAGAGAAGTGCAGTCTGTCATCAACTTGCTCGAGGGCAGACCTCAAGCGGGTGCTCTTGTTGAGGTTGTAACTCGGGAAGTCGAAGGCCTTGCCGGTGAAGCCAGTCCATCTAACGAAGAGGGAGGCAGCGAGAGTCCCAGCGAGGCTACCGGTGCTGCTGCGGCAGCCGCGTCTGCAGCTCCTGAGGTGTCGCCTGAAGTGCCACCGCCACCTGCTGTCGAGAGGGTTGGCGGCAAGGATGAGAAAGGAGACACACCTATGGAAGTCGAAGCGCCAGCAACTTCTGAAGCCCAGCAACCACCAAGCGTGGAGATGGTCCCAGCCACATCGGGCGGCGGTGCAAGTGCAGAAGAGCTACCCCCTGCACCCGAACTTCCAACAATTCCGATGCCTGTCGACATTGACCCTTGCGCAGCTAGTTCCTCTGGTAACATGGCAGAGGGGCCCCATGCGGGATTGGCGAGCCCCTTCAACGAACGAAACCTGTCGTCTCTAAACAACAGTGAAGATGAGAGTACACATATTGAAGGCAGCATCCCCACTGAGCACTCGGGCTCGACAGAACTCTGA